In Mus pahari chromosome 16, PAHARI_EIJ_v1.1, whole genome shotgun sequence, the DNA window CTTTGCCCAAACACAGACCATAGGTGCTCACATTGTGAGTAACTTCATAGTGTTCTGTACATCAAAAGAATAATGGTTATTTAAACCAGTCTTTTAAAGCAACAGCTCTCACTGACATGTGAGACGGGACTTTCATTCTTGCTCATCCTCGCTTAGCAATCACTGTGTCGCTAAACTGGCTCAGAACTTgcagcagtcttcctgcctcagccttccaaatccTGAAGTAAACCAGGTGTAGTGGCTGTCTTTTACTTAATGCACAGAACAGCTTTGTGTTGAGGCTTGTATAGAACTGACTAGTGGTGTTTCTGCTGACGGTAAGAGCTCTAGGCCATTGATGGTTGAATCAAGTGTGCAGGAGTGACGAGCTGCTTAGTACCCGTGACAGAAACTGGCAAGCAGCAGCACGAGAAGGGAGCCGTTGTCGCCAGCAACTGCCCTCAGTCTCCTGTCCTACACTGCAGGATGACAAGGTGCTGCTGGCTAGACAGGACAACCTCATTTCTCTTTTTGGTGTTGACCTGCTTAAGAAATATCTGTTAATCAAAGCTTGATCAATTTTGACATGTCTTGTAGACACTTTAAAAGTACCCCCAAACTGTCTGAGAtggtcccatttttttttcctttgcaaaatgTACTGATTAAACCCCACAATAATTGGCCGACGTTCGTTTCGCTTGATCCATTCCACAGGTGAGTCACAGTGAATCTCCGTAGGATCTTTCTTCAGGCTTGTTGAGGAATATGAATGCCTACTTGATTTAGAATGTGGTTCTGCCTTTCACTCCCATCATGCATATTTATTATGCCTCTCTTCTGAGCGTCAGCATTAAGAACTAAAATGCAAAAACAATATTTTAGTATTAAGCATGTTGGGGAAATAGTGTGGACAGGCAGGTCTCACTTCCTGGCAGTTTCTACAGTTGTCATAAAGCAAACTTCACCTTCCACAGCATCACTGCCACTTAGAATTTCATTCCCATCTAGAGAACAAAAGAAACCATGGGTACAGCTAATTGCTACAGGACAGAGCTGAGTGGTGAGATAGCACAGCCCGCACTGGGCTGGCTGTGTGGCCTCCTTGAAAGGGCAGCACTAGTCCTGAACAAGTAGGACAACAAGACAGGACACAACGCGTCTAGCTATGGGCAGCTGCGTGCTTACAATTCACAGTGCTTTATAAGATAACCGAGGAGCGTGTCCAGAAGTTAGGCATGCAGATCTCAGCCTGGAAAACCCTGAAGAAAACTAGTGCTTAGCTGCGGCACCACAGAAAGCAAGAAGCTAGCCGTCCATAGGTCATGGATTAAAAAGCAGATGCATAGAACCCACAAAGATTGTTTGACACTGACTATGCTGTATGCAGCCCAGAAAGGCAGAGTGAagcgctgctgctgctgatgtgtGCTCAGGGAGTTCGAACAGAAAGGAGGCTTGTCAAAGATCCCGCCTGAGCGTCTCGAGAAGGCTCACACAGCAGACAGCTAGTTTAGAGGCATCTAATGACTGGATCAACAACTCTAGGGTACCCCGGGCATCTTGTTGGGAACACCTTGAATCACTAAAAGCAAGCCCTGTGATTTCTGGGGCACCTTTGCTCGAACCCTGCTTACCACTACCCCACTTGGCAGGTCTTGTAAAGAACAATTTCCCTGAACAGACAACTACTTAGAGTGTTCTAGGAAGGTGACTACTCCCACACCCCACTGTTCTTACCATTTATATTTCTGTCATTCCCTGCAAGggctgcctgcttctccctctcgGATTCTGCTTCGTTTTCATCCATGTCGTATTCATCTCCTAGGTTCTTCTGGCCTCCCCCTGTAAAACCAGCACACCAGACAGACATAGCTTCATTTTATTCTTGATGTCACTGGAACACCAGCACTAATACAGACTGTCACCCAATCTGTATCTCAGAAAGTGGCCTGACTGATGGCGCTCACTCCCAATACAAATGCCATGGAGAATACCCAGAAATGCGCCCCTTCAACACTGAGGGTATAAAAGTCAGCTCTGACTGAACTCTGGCACACAAAAGCTGCGGGCTTtattcctaaaacaaacaaataaacacacacacacaaaatcctaaATAAGCCATGATTCAGtctgaaaatgaagaaactaaatgCCTTTTTGAGGACAATCAGGAAAAGCACCCCTGTTTGAGGAAATAGGCTAGTGGTGGGGAATGGCAAGCAGTGGCTTCTCAGTGACTCCAAGAGAGGGACGGGGGTGACTACTGTGCCTCCATGTCACAGACAGAATTAGATTGGTCACAACCATGTCCTCTGCAGAAAGAGCAACCAGGAAAGATCACAGAATGAAGACGAGACCACAGGATTCTCCCAAACGTCTAAAGAGTATGTACATGGGGAGGCCGGGAAAATCTGCTCTGCTTCAGCTGTGATGTGGAAGCTGCACGGGGCAGCTCTGTCTGTTTATAATCCAGATGAGATCATCACTAGTGCATGTGGAAGCAGGTATAGGCCTGGTAGCTCTTGTCCGTGTTTTGCTGTGACACTTCATGTCCAGTAGTTAGACACTTGAGTGCCACCAGAGTggggtccctccctcccctcggGAGCATCTTTTTGCTGTAGGTGTGGAGCAGGGTTCTGAGCAGTGGCACTCAGTGGCAGGCTGATAAAGTGCACCCTTATCTAAAACAACAGATAACCCTGTTCCAAGACCGAAAGAATTAGACACATTGCCTCAACTCTGTTACTGGATCCAGCTGGGAACATGGGGACCATGGGTGCTCCTGGCTCCAAGGCATGGAGAGTCCCTGTGTCCTTAAGGCAACAGGATACACATGAGATACTTAGCTGAATCAAGATCCTCTTTctaaagaagagggaaaggaaggtggAATTCACAAGTTACTGTTCCTCAGATGTGGTAACATCCATCGTCCTGTCTTCCTTCAGTACTTCCAAGACATAAGCACAGAAGCTGGTTGGAAACAGGTGATGCCTGCCCGGGGGCAACATTTAACCTGCCAAGCTTCCATCTCAGCATGCCACACACCCTGGAAGTCCCATTGATGTTAACATTGTTCTCTCGATAATGAATAAACATACAAAGGAGTGAACAGGGCCACTTGGTGAAATTGAAGATGTGCTAACAAGCAGGAGCCTGGGGACACAGAGCCACCCACCTTCCTCTGCTGCATGCTGCTGCTCCTGACTATCACGGATGACAAGCTGCTCCCGCTCAGGGTACTGAGAATCCTCCTCAGGCCTGGCCAATAGGCCAGCTGGTGCCTGTGTATGCTGATCGAGTTTCTCGGCTCCTACCCGTGTGCCATCCGCCGCCTCCTGCCCTTGGACGGATGCCTTTGTCAGTCGCAGACTGCGCTCCTCACCAACAGCCTGAATCTCATTGGTTTCCTCTGCACACAGAACATAGGTGTGATTGCAAGAGCAATCTTTGGgagtcatgtgtgtgtctgtgtgtgtgttatggttttgtttcttttttttcatgatggggtttctctgtgcatctcttggtggctatccaggaacttgctttgtataccaggctggccttgaactcaaagatcctcctatttctgcctccacagtgagaactgggattaaaagtatgcaccaccatgcctggctgtagGACCattcaaactaaaacaaaaataaaaggactgAGCGTGGAATACACACCTATCATCCTGTCACTTAGGTAGATCAGTTCacgaggcaggaagatcagttcAGAAGCCATCTTTGGCgacatggtgagtttgaggccagcctgggagactgcctcaagacaaaacagaagaagaaaatggtaaCATTAAGTGCAAGGAATGCCTGCAGGATACCCGTGATTCCAGGATTTAGGGGATGAAGGCAGCAAAGTCAACTCAAGGCCttagctgcacagtgagttcgaggtcaaccagggctacacacaagagcttatctcaaaaagcaaaacaaaaaagtgtcagCCCTGGATTCCTAACATCGCCAAAAAGAGTGGCTTCAGGACAGCTGGGAACTTGTGTTTTGATCTCCACTACAGACCAGAGGCTTTGGGGCTGCAGGTCACCTTCAGATTAAACAACAAGGAAGTGCCTGGTGTGGTAGTgaatgcctttagtcctagcactcagcagagacaggtagatttcagtgagttcgaggccagcttggtctacatagtttcaAGATAACTAGAGCTACATTATAGTGAGATCCATGTCTTAAGactaaacaaaaatcaacaaacaaaaaattagaaaataacatGGATTTGGGTATCCTGACACCCCAAGGGCAGTGCTAGGCTCTCAGTCATTTCAACCCAAGGCACACGAGCCATCTAGGAAGGAGTCCGTCTCTGCCCTTCAGTTCCATGATGCCCCTGCTACCCTAGATTAAGGCAACTTCTGTACCTGTACTTACATAGCTGACAAGGACAAGCTGTTAGTTAGACAGCCTGTAGTCCCCGTTCCAGAAACCCAAAAGATAGTACACCAGCCAGCCATCCACCCCTTCTCTGCTGCTTCCAGCCGCACTTGGCCCTTGGTGTCTGTACTGCCTGAGACCATACACTGCTGCTTGATTTTGGAGAACATAAACCAGTGTCTACCTCTTACCGTTCTGCACGTGTGGCTTCGAACTCCCTGAATTGGGGGCTGGTATCTGGGACTTGTTTCTAGACACATCCCCTTTCTCTTGTGGCATCTGTTCCTCTAATGGGACTTCTTCCTGAAGCTTGGGCTGAGGCTTGAGGGCCTGGAGTTGAAACAAGCACAGGCAGGACTAAAAGAGTAGCTTGTGGGACCCTCAATAAGTAAGAACCCCTGAACTCAAACAGCATCTTCCCGGTCATGCCCTGTCACGTTGCACAGATCAGGAGACTTGTGGGTAAGTCCAGGTCCTACAGGAAGTAAGGCAGGGAAAATGTAACCATCCAACAAATCAACTTACCTAGCCAGGTATCTACAGCACTCAGCCTGGCACGCCACATGCCCACCCTGTCCATGACACCTTACATGTATTCTGTACCACACAGAATACATTCTCCTGTTACATGGAATGGAACTTGAGAAAAGTCATAAGATGTACGGAAATTAACACACTCCAAGATGTCCGAACAGTGATGTTCATTCTCCTTGGGTTACTCTGAGAAGCTAACTGAGGTGAAGGAAGGGGACTATCCATTTCTGCCATTTGGGTTTTAGAAGCAGGGAACTTAATCTAAAATACAGGCTAAGATCTACTTCTAGCTCTAAAGAATTAGGTCTCCCATCAATGATAGATAGCCTACTTAACAACAGTTCCTTTTACCCACCATATCCTATCTCATGGCCAAGAAAAGGGCATCCTGTAAGGCAGAAACCAATCTGGAGACAGGAAGGGAACCATCAAGACCAGCCACACAGTGACAGCAAACTCACCAGGCCATGGACGTAGAACAGGAAGCCCCAGTGTGTGAAGCAgatatgaaaaacagaaatgagacagagagaaataacgGGAGAAAGATTCTGCACATACATAAAGCTtttggtgtgcttgtgtgtagatTGGCTATGGAGGAGGGACAGTTTCCCAAGTAGAGATAAAATTGAAACCTACAAGAGTGAAAAACAACAAAGTCTGCAAACAATGTAACAAAATCCCAAGGACATGGGCCAACTACAGAGAAGACCCCATGTGGCCTCCCTGGATCCCTCATGTTCACAGTAGGAGGGTGGCCATATATGGCAGCCCTCATCTTGAGACAACTTCAGAGTGTCACACATGTGTAATATCAGACCTGGATAAGACAAAAGTCAAGAGATGTCTAGCTAATGAAGATTTAAGAATCCCTGGGAGGGGGCATgggttgagagatggctcagtgggtaagagcactgactgctcttccagaggtcatgagttcaattcccagcaaccacatggtggtacacaaccatctgtaatgggatctgatgccctcttctggtgtgtctgaagacagctacagtgtattcatatatacataaaataattatttttttaaaaaaatcttctaaatTCATGTCAAACAGCAAACTATAGATTGTGGGTGTTCAGATAACATCAAGCAGGATCAAACTCTAGGAAAATTGAAATTTCTGagaaagccaaaaggaaaatATCTGCCTCACAAGGGATGTTCACATACACAGACCACATTCTAGGCTAAAACTGCATCCTAGCAAATTTACACCAGGAACCATGCTGTGTCTGCTCTTctattacaataaaattaaacaagGAATTGGAAGCAGAAAGATAACTGGGAAATCTATAAATGAGTGGAGCGTAAGATCCATACTTTTAAATAACACATGGCTTAAAgtaagtcttattttaaaaataatttgatcatgcctttaaccccagccattgggaggcagaggccgatggatctctgtgagtttgaggctagcctggtctacatagtgagttccaggacagacagatgtATATAGACTGTCTGATCATACAGATAGATCTatatgagactctgcctcaaaaagttaaaatataaataaataaaataaaaatgtcttggtAAATATAAATGACAATTTGCTGGCATGTATAGGCTGCAGTAAAAGCAATGCTTTTCAAAATGATATTTGTAGCACTAAATGCATGCCTGAGAAAGGAAGATCTGTATCTAAGAATCCTGTATCCTGTATACCTTCAAAAGCTATGGAACAAATTAGTCAATTAAATCCAAAATCAAAGtaagtagaagaaaagaattagcttataacttaattaaaatgaaaaacaatcaacagaaaaaaatcagtgaaagcaAAAACTcattctttgggaaaaaaaagaaagaaaaagaaagaaaaagaaaaagaaaagataatgctCTAATTATCAGAAGAAAGTGGGAATATTCGTACATGCAATAtcgaccaggctgaccttggccACAGTATTTAACATTGTGACCTAGTGTGCTCATTAGTGTGCTCAAGCCAGACAGCATCAAACTTCTTCCACAGGGGCTGAGACTTTAAAGGACAACGCTCTGAGCTTGGGGCCAGCATACAAGATTGGGTGTGGGCATCCTGGCACCAGGCTTTGCTCTGTTGTACCACTGAGAACCAAATAAACAGGACAAGATGGTAAGGAGAGGCGAGAGCACCTCCTGGATGCCCAGGCCAGAGCCGACCCAAGTTACCTGCTGACGCTGGTTGTTCGTTTCAGCCTCATCTCTGGAAACCGGTGCTTCGTTTCGCTTTCTGATGACCTCCTCTATCCGCTCGTCACACTGTTCCTTCACCTCATTCATCTGGCTGATACACTGGCTCCTGGTGAAGGCGAATGGGAGGCTGTGTGGTGGATGCACCAAGCACGCACTCCCTGATCCCACGCCCACATTCTGTCCCCTGCAGCAGGAGACAGAACAACCCTTTCCCACCCAGGATGAGGGAGGTCTGAAGGAGAACTACCAGGGCAGGTATCCATCTGCAAGTATTCAATGACAGAAGAAACCTGCTGGTAACCATACTTTAGACTCGTTCATGTTTCGTTAAACATTAACCCCTCCCCGCTTCTCTCTATATCAAAACCACTGGCTAACAATACAAGTTCCTAAAACCCTTGTGATTTCCTGGTGTTCAGAGTATCTTCATCCATGAGCTCCTTGGACCAGACATGTAGTGATGTTGATAAGATGGCTTATGGGGTGGGGTGCTGGGGCTCAAGCATATGGCCAATGATGTCATCAATCATTGCCTACATACCAACCTCAGCTACCACCTCTGGACCTTGAGCTCTGATAGCTTCTTGGCTGGTAAAAATACAGAATTGTGGATTCCCTGATTCCATAAGAAATGTAAGTTCTGGCTCCGCAGACCTTGCCTTATAACTATTGGTGGCTGTCCTCCTATGACACCCTTTGTAATGAAACTCTGATAGTAAAGAGAGCAGAAACTCTGCTCTGTGAGTGGCTGTGGTGAATTACCAAGGCATACATTGGGTAGCCTTGAATTTGTAAACTCTCTAGTGTGTGGCTGGCTGGGG includes these proteins:
- the Golm1 gene encoding Golgi membrane protein 1 encodes the protein MMGLGNGRRSMKSPPLILAALVACVIVLGFNYWIASSRSVELQTRIVELEGRVRRAAAERGAVELKKNEFQGELQKQKEQLDRIQSSHSFQLENVNRLHQDEKAVLVNNITTNEKLIQELQDQLKALQRSYGILQQDIFQFQKNQTSLEKKFSYDLSQCISQMNEVKEQCDERIEEVIRKRNEAPVSRDEAETNNQRQQALKPQPKLQEEVPLEEQMPQEKGDVSRNKSQIPAPNSGSSKPHVQNEETNEIQAVGEERSLRLTKASVQGQEAADGTRVGAEKLDQHTQAPAGLLARPEEDSQYPEREQLVIRDSQEQQHAAEEGGGQKNLGDEYDMDENEAESEREKQAALAGNDRNINVLNADAQKRGIINMHDGSERQNHILNQVGIHIPQQA